TGAAGAGTTTGACTATGTGCCTGTTGATCCAGGAATGGTCAAGCTACCAGGATACCGCCCCACAGTGAAGGGGAATCCGCGTCAGGTGATCCAGGCGCTGAAGCTGATCCGGCAGGCGCGTCGCCCACTGCTCTATGTTGGAGGTGGGGCAATTGCTTCTAATGCCCATGCTGAAATCAAACAATTGGCAGAACGCTACAACATCCCAGTCACAACGACGCTGATGGGGATCGGGGCATTCGATGAACATCATCCACTGGCAGTCGGGATGCTGGGAATGCACGGCACGGCTTATGCCAACTTTGCGGTAACAGAGTGCGATCTGTTGATTGCTGTTGGGGCTCGCTTTGACGATCGCGTGACCGGAAAGCTCGATGAATTCGCGGCGCGAGCAAAGGTAATCCATATCGATATCGACCCGGCTGAGGTAGGCAAGAACCGGGTGCCAGAGGTGCCGATCGTTGGAGATGTGCGAACAGTCTTAACCGATCTGCTGCAACGCGATATTGAAGAGGGAGTGTCCACAGCTTCCCACCAGACCGAGGAATGGCTGCAGCGGATCGATCGCTGGCGGCGAGACTATCCCCTCGTTGTTCCTTCCTATCCTGACTGTTTGGCTCCGCAAGAGGTAATTGTTGAAGTTGGGCGACAGGCTCCTCATGCCTACTACACAACCGATGTTGGTCAGCATCAAATGTGGTCAGCCCAATTCCTCAAGAATGGTCCGCGTCGCTGGATTTCGAGTGCTGGACTTGGCACAATGGGCTTTGGCGTTCCGGCAGCAATGGGGGCAAAAGTGGCGCTCCCTCATGAAGAAGTGATTTGCATTAGCGGTGACTCTAGCTTCCAGATGAATCTCCAAGAGCTAGGAACGCTGGCGGAGTATGGAATCAACGTTAAAACCGTCATCATCAACAATGGTTGGCAGGGCATGGTGCGGCAGTGGCAGGAAGCCTTCTACGGGGAGCGGTATTCTTGCTCCAATATGCAGACTGGAATGCCCGACTTTATGAAGCTGGCTGAGGCTTATGGCATTAAGGGAATTCTGGTGCAGAACCGGGATGAGCTGCAAGGTGCGATCGCGGCAATGATTGCCCACAACGGTCCCGTGCTACTGGATGTGCGCGTCAAGCGAGACGAAAACTGCTATCCAATGGTGGCACCCGGAAAGAGCAATGCTCAAATGGTGGGCTTACCAAAACCTTCTCCCGCAGAGAACGCTGAACCCACTGCCTGCGTTAATTGTGGAACAAAGAATGTGCCTGATAACAAGTTCTGCCCTGAGTGCGGCACGAAACTCTAGTTCGATCGATTGATTATTGGTTAATTCACTTTGCCTCTCGATCTGGGAGGCATTTTTTGTGGCAAGTGATGGGATCACGTTCAAGAGACTTGCTGAACATCTAACAAAAACAACACCCAACGAAAAACAAAAGGTAGGCGATTGCTCGTCTACCCTTTAACTTGATAAGTGCTATTCATGTCTTGAATACTGCTAAATGCTGCGGCTACCTTCCCGCTTTTTTAGCGCTGCAAGCATCTGTTGACGGACTGCAACCGCCCAGCGATCGAAGTCTAACATGACTTCGCGTGAGGTAAAAACACCATCAAAGCTCTGGCTTTCCTGCTGGTTTATCGTGGTTTTCTTGTTCATCGCTGATGTTTATAGCTCTTACATATTCATAGTTTGCCTTGAGGGGGGGGAGCTGCGTCTATATCACAAGGAACAATTTTCTTCTCGCAATGTAAATATTGCATTGTAACAATGCGACAATTACATTCTGCTGCGATGATTCGATTTTTAAAGAATGAATGCTGGTGATTAGCCAGGGGTTGATCAGTCCGGAAAGTGCAGTTGATTAAGGTTGAACAACTGACTTTTTGGGCGTTGAGCCAGTTTGGGGTGCACCCGGCTTACTGGATGGTGCGATAGTGCTGCCAGGGAGCGGCTCTAAACCGGGAATCGACTGGCTTGGATTGGCTGGAGTTGTCTGGGTTGGCAGTTGATAGGGAGCCAGGGGATCAACTGTACCTGGAGCAGCACCCGTTCCAATGGGGGCTTGAGGCGCAGTACCGCCTGCATCCGGCAATGTGGCTAGAGCAACCCGATCGCCCCCAACCGATCGCAGCAGATCGAGAATTTGGACAACGTCGTTATAGCTGGAAGCTTTGGAGGCATAGAGAACCATCAGTCCATCAGGGCTTCTCTGCTGGAAATTTAAGAGTGCCTGATAAAGCTGGTCGCGTCCGATCGGCTGCTTTTCCAAATAAGTTTGCCCCACCGGATCGACACTAACAACCAGAATTTTTCGCATCTGGGTTGTGC
The Trichocoleus sp. DNA segment above includes these coding regions:
- the ilvB gene encoding biosynthetic-type acetolactate synthase large subunit, with translation MGKVLPVPAQAIVVNQATSQSLSSSAASVKATGAFALIDSLRRHGVNHIFGYPGGAILPIYDELYRAEAAGHLQHILVRHEQGAAHAADGYARATGKVGVCFGTSGPGATNLVTGIATAQMDSIPMVIITGQVSRPSIGTDAFQETDIYGITLPLVKHSYVVRDPHDMARIVAEAFYIASTGRPGPVLIDVPKDVGLEEFDYVPVDPGMVKLPGYRPTVKGNPRQVIQALKLIRQARRPLLYVGGGAIASNAHAEIKQLAERYNIPVTTTLMGIGAFDEHHPLAVGMLGMHGTAYANFAVTECDLLIAVGARFDDRVTGKLDEFAARAKVIHIDIDPAEVGKNRVPEVPIVGDVRTVLTDLLQRDIEEGVSTASHQTEEWLQRIDRWRRDYPLVVPSYPDCLAPQEVIVEVGRQAPHAYYTTDVGQHQMWSAQFLKNGPRRWISSAGLGTMGFGVPAAMGAKVALPHEEVICISGDSSFQMNLQELGTLAEYGINVKTVIINNGWQGMVRQWQEAFYGERYSCSNMQTGMPDFMKLAEAYGIKGILVQNRDELQGAIAAMIAHNGPVLLDVRVKRDENCYPMVAPGKSNAQMVGLPKPSPAENAEPTACVNCGTKNVPDNKFCPECGTKL
- a CDS encoding biopolymer transporter ExbD, producing MPIKTPLDSSESDVRIEIVPLMDVIFCILTFFILAAVTLTRQSAINVDLPRAATGTTQMRKILVVSVDPVGQTYLEKQPIGRDQLYQALLNFQQRSPDGLMVLYASKASSYNDVVQILDLLRSVGGDRVALATLPDAGGTAPQAPIGTGAAPGTVDPLAPYQLPTQTTPANPSQSIPGLEPLPGSTIAPSSKPGAPQTGSTPKKSVVQP